A window of Kiritimatiellaceae bacterium contains these coding sequences:
- the rodA gene encoding rod shape-determining protein RodA, producing the protein MTGRLYRFDWFIFSAITVLLVLSCVFIYSADYRNDHAVGGLMGRQIVWVLVGLGCYAAAAAFDYRKLNSLHWWIYLAGVLSLVLVLFLGMSVYGAHRWFSFGSMTVQPSEFAKLAVIFTLAAWLGDPATDAERFKTFLMAFLLAGIPFLLIAVEPDLGSAMVILPIVLLLLFCAGVPLRPLLTLIGAGGVALLILVIWLLFFPDSCPLLTDYQKSRILVYLNVNQDPLGTGWNKLQSQIAVGSGGLFGKGYLKGTQNILGFLPRTVAPTDFIYSVVAEETGFAGSSLLLVLYTTVVVRCMHTAVIARDTFGRLLSAGIGVLIFSHVFVNIAMTIGLMPITGVPLPLMSYGGTFMVSIMTALGLVQSVYLRRRI; encoded by the coding sequence ATGACCGGACGTCTTTACCGCTTCGACTGGTTTATATTCAGTGCCATCACAGTACTGCTCGTACTCAGTTGTGTTTTTATCTATAGCGCGGATTATCGCAATGATCATGCCGTCGGCGGTTTGATGGGGCGCCAGATCGTCTGGGTTCTGGTCGGCTTGGGCTGTTACGCCGCCGCGGCCGCCTTTGACTACCGGAAACTGAACAGTCTGCACTGGTGGATTTATCTGGCGGGCGTTCTTTCACTGGTACTGGTTCTGTTTCTCGGAATGTCAGTCTATGGGGCGCATCGATGGTTCAGCTTCGGCAGTATGACGGTTCAACCTTCGGAATTTGCCAAGCTGGCCGTCATTTTTACATTGGCGGCCTGGCTCGGTGATCCGGCAACCGACGCAGAACGGTTTAAAACATTCCTGATGGCGTTTTTGCTGGCAGGCATCCCGTTTCTGCTGATCGCGGTGGAGCCGGATCTCGGCAGTGCAATGGTTATATTGCCGATTGTCCTATTGCTTCTTTTCTGTGCCGGGGTTCCTTTGCGTCCGCTGTTGACTCTGATTGGAGCGGGGGGCGTCGCACTGCTTATACTTGTTATCTGGCTGCTGTTCTTTCCGGACAGCTGTCCATTGCTCACGGACTATCAGAAAAGCCGCATTCTGGTTTACTTGAATGTAAATCAGGATCCGCTGGGCACCGGCTGGAACAAATTGCAGTCGCAAATTGCAGTCGGTTCCGGCGGGCTGTTTGGAAAAGGTTATTTAAAAGGAACTCAGAACATTCTCGGCTTTCTGCCGAGAACCGTTGCCCCGACCGATTTCATTTACTCGGTGGTGGCGGAAGAAACAGGATTTGCCGGCAGTTCATTGCTGCTGGTTTTGTATACGACGGTGGTGGTGCGCTGCATGCACACCGCGGTAATTGCCCGGGACACATTCGGGCGGTTGCTGTCGGCGGGAATCGGCGTACTTATTTTTTCACATGTTTTTGTAAATATCGCGATGACCATAGGCCTCATGCCGATTACCGGCGTGCCGCTTCCGCTAATGAGTTATGGCGGAACGTTCATGGTAAGTATCATGACGGCACTCGGATTGGTGCAGAGTGTTTACCTGCGGCGTCGCATTTAA
- the mrdA gene encoding penicillin-binding protein 2 codes for MRIRRTDRFFAPRIYLLLGGMLIAFLVLWVSLWRLQVAKVTQFESRQKIQSLRRVRLPGIRGKIYDRNGLCLADNRPVYSIALFLEDVRRAGSWSNTIDGAMEVIGTVAQVTGLTPAIDRNSIWKHIRLRLPLPLVLWSDIGPKTISRLAEMGHDIPGVDIYTQATRVYPYSPYTSHLLGYVGRADPDTMNEEESYSYYLPDMSGRSGLEKLFDPFLRGEAGGMLVQIDVSGYRHGELAHRAPTPGGDLRLTLDVEVQMLAHKALGEHRGAVVVLDPNNGDVLAMLSAPGFDANRFVPYISAADWQTLNGDKAKPLLNRAVAGVYPPGSTFKPLVALTAATLNPATVHTVYDSPAIFRIGSRVVHTTGHGEVDMREALKFSANVYFFKTALACGPDPIIQQALAVGLGKKTGVEVDFESSGVIPDEKWQKDNRVGWSDGDTCNLAIGQGYVAVTPIQMAMVTATIANGGYLYRPRLVQAYREPASDSYISNPGHRIGKMDWSETALRTVRIGMRDVIMEPDGTGRRAAVEGFEFAGKTGTAEYGVKGEGAKHTWMIAFAPYDNPQYAVAMLVEDGDSGGATVGPCMKVLMEGLFLKMKREGRVSS; via the coding sequence ATGCGCATTCGCCGTACAGACCGTTTTTTTGCGCCGCGCATCTATCTGCTGCTGGGCGGCATGCTCATCGCGTTTCTGGTGCTTTGGGTTTCACTTTGGCGTCTGCAGGTGGCAAAGGTTACACAGTTTGAAAGCCGTCAGAAAATTCAAAGCCTGCGGCGTGTACGACTGCCGGGCATCCGCGGAAAAATTTATGATCGCAACGGCCTCTGTTTGGCCGACAACCGTCCGGTCTATTCCATCGCGCTGTTTCTTGAAGATGTCCGCCGCGCCGGGTCGTGGTCCAATACCATCGATGGCGCCATGGAAGTGATTGGCACTGTGGCTCAGGTTACCGGCCTGACGCCGGCAATCGACCGGAACAGTATTTGGAAGCACATCCGCCTGCGCCTGCCGCTTCCGCTTGTGCTCTGGAGTGATATCGGCCCGAAGACAATCTCCCGTCTGGCAGAAATGGGGCATGACATTCCGGGCGTTGATATTTACACACAGGCCACCCGCGTTTATCCATACAGTCCGTACACTTCGCATCTGCTCGGTTATGTCGGCCGCGCCGATCCGGACACGATGAATGAAGAAGAGAGCTATTCTTATTATCTGCCCGACATGAGCGGTCGTTCCGGCCTTGAAAAACTTTTTGATCCCTTCCTGCGCGGCGAAGCAGGCGGCATGCTGGTGCAAATTGACGTGTCCGGTTACCGGCACGGTGAGCTGGCACATCGAGCACCGACTCCCGGCGGCGATTTGCGTCTGACGCTGGATGTGGAAGTGCAAATGCTGGCGCACAAGGCGCTCGGCGAACATCGCGGTGCCGTGGTGGTGCTGGATCCGAACAACGGCGATGTTCTGGCTATGCTCAGCGCACCGGGGTTTGATGCCAACCGGTTTGTGCCGTACATCAGCGCAGCGGACTGGCAGACGCTGAATGGCGATAAAGCCAAACCGTTACTGAACCGCGCAGTCGCCGGTGTTTATCCGCCGGGCAGCACCTTTAAACCGCTGGTCGCACTGACGGCCGCCACACTTAATCCGGCAACCGTGCATACGGTTTATGACAGCCCGGCAATTTTCCGTATTGGAAGCCGTGTGGTACACACCACCGGTCACGGCGAAGTTGACATGCGCGAGGCACTTAAATTTTCCGCCAACGTTTACTTTTTCAAGACCGCTCTGGCCTGCGGCCCGGATCCGATTATTCAGCAGGCGCTGGCGGTTGGACTCGGAAAAAAAACCGGAGTCGAAGTAGATTTTGAATCCAGCGGTGTCATACCGGATGAGAAATGGCAGAAAGACAACCGGGTCGGCTGGTCGGACGGCGACACCTGCAACCTTGCCATCGGGCAGGGATATGTGGCTGTCACGCCGATCCAAATGGCGATGGTTACAGCGACGATTGCGAACGGCGGTTATCTCTACCGTCCACGGCTGGTACAAGCTTATCGCGAGCCCGCTTCGGACTCCTATATTTCCAATCCCGGTCACCGCATTGGGAAAATGGACTGGTCGGAAACTGCCTTGCGTACAGTTCGGATCGGTATGCGCGATGTGATTATGGAACCGGATGGAACCGGTCGGCGCGCCGCAGTTGAAGGATTTGAATTTGCCGGGAAAACCGGAACCGCGGAATACGGTGTCAAAGGGGAGGGTGCAAAACACACCTGGATGATTGCTTTCGCACCGTACGATAATCCGCAGTACGCCGTGGCAATGCTCGTCGAAGACGGCGACTCCGGCGGTGCTACCGTCGGGCCGTGTATGAAAGTGCTCATGGAAGGTCTTTTCCTGAAAATGAAGCGGGAAGGGCGGGTGTCGTCATGA